The DNA segment TAAATGTGGGTTTCTCAAGAAAAGCATAAAGATGTGATTAAGAAATGTATTGGGATTGACTTGTTccagaaaaatatgtttttagagTGATTATGTACTGTGTAACTTTTGGTTATGAAGAAAATCCTCTTTGTAATGAACTTGATGTGAGGAAtctaaaaagaatgtttttaaaaagtaaagaaagaggaaatagacTCTTGGGGGGGTGCGcgcgcgcacaaacacacacatttccctTTTTGGCTGGCCCCAGAATTAAGTTTTAATCCCTCAGATAGAAAGATCAATTGAGTGATTATTGGAGATTCCATGGCTCCCCTTCAATTcctgagctgctgaaggctggtccATAGAGTAGCAATCTAGGAACCAATAAAATAACACAGACAGGGTGGCTTCCAACTCAATACGTAgacaaagatggccttgaacttattcatttaaaaatgtattgacttgtgtgtgtgtgtgtgtgtgtgtgtgtttctctgtgtgtgtgtgagagagagagagaaagagagagagagagacagagacagagacagagagacagagggagggagggagggaaagagggagggaggaaggaagggaggaagggagggagggagggagggagggagggacggagggaaaGAGCAGTTTTTGTTAGATGTGGTTTGGTTTTATGGGATCTTATGTACCATATTCTGTCCTCCAACCTGGCTATGTAGTAGAGGATtcccttgaatttctggtcctcctACATCCATTTCACAAGTGCAGGAATTtcaggcatttgccaccatacCTAGTTCATCTGATGCTAGAGACTGAACCTATAGCTCATGAATacaaggcaaacagtctaccAGCTGAACTATAtgcttctgttttgttctattttatcaACCTATCTGAGTTATATTGTGTAAATCAATCTTTtgaacatacaaagaaaaaaatataagctTAACAAAAAGCAGACTCCCAAAGGATTGCAGTGTAATCAGTATTATAATAAAGTGTTGTACTAAGGATGTTTCATTGCTGAGGAAAAGGTAATTCATTCCATTATAGCCCAAAGTAGTGTctgagaactggaaaaaaaacaaaaggtggGGATAGAGAAAGCTCAAAACATCATTAGGAAGTATTTATAGAGATTAAATACCAAATTCAGTCTACTGTAAAATTTCATTAGTTTGTGGTAACTATGAGAAAATCAAAGACAAATAGTGAGAGCTGTATGTAATTCAGTTTATGCAGACTAatggttttatatttattcttaaataatTATATTACTACTGTATtgttaaaaatctctttttaatagTCAGGTTTGATCatgtgtgcctataatctcagcacttgggagatggaatgaaaagaatcagaagttcaaggacatcttcaCCTAAATAGAGTTTGAAATCAGCTTGGGCAACATGAAATGTACTCTTTTATACATTGTAAACCCCCAaaaagttttcttcttccatgaaGTAAGGATAATTATAAGTGTTTGCAgttttttagtattattttgcaagaaagacacaaacaaaaaagtccaaaTGGATATCAAATGTTGCAAGTCTCATCATCTATTTCCTATTTGGAAAATACACAGGAATATACCCAAATCTGGAGATAGTGCTAGGATATGACATGTAATATGTGTCTTTTTGAGCCTTTGAATCCCATGTGTCATCACTGTACAAAGAACTTTCCTGCAATAAATAAAAGTTGCCTCTCCAGTGGCATCCTGCCAGGAAAGGGGGAGCCTTGCAAAGTCTGGGCTATTCCCACTAGGATTTCCCCATAAAAGGATGTGAAcctcaccatgaccacagtagaGCCTCTGTAGACTGAGAGTGCTTACCTCAACTCAGCTGGCAACTCTGAGTTCCTGGCCAGGTATGGAGGGGAAGGTAGTCGCTATCGATAGAATAAGGAAAGTGGACTTCTGCTCAGGTCTGCTTTAGGGCCAGAGATGTGAGGAGTTTgtaggaaaggaaggaacctTTAAGTAGGACTAGATAGGAGCTGAGACAGGGATAAGGGGAAAAGATGGTCTGGATAGATACTGACCTTCATCTTGATTTTCTTTAGATGACCATGACCCAActcagcttcctgctgtttaTCATCCTGGCCACCAGAAGTTGCAGTGCAGGTGAGTCTTGCTGCAGAACCCAGATTCCTCAGGTCACCTCTAGCTTTATAGGCAGTCGTCATTAGACTGGGTTGCTTCCAGAACCTACTGTTTTTCAGCCAGGGatcttctgtgtagccctggctgtcctggaacatgatCTGTACACCAGCCTgccctcagactcagagatctgcctgacattgtctcctgagtgctgggatgaaagatgtgGGTCACCACAGCTTGGTCaattatgcttttttaaaaaaattgaaattaaatacAATTGTATTGTTTTcccatcccttttcttcttcctaaccATTCCCAATTATCCCCTATACCCACTCTCTACAAAAATAAAGGTCTCTTTTTGTTATATTTCTGGACATATAAACAAAACCTAGTCCATCCTCCATAGAGATGATGCCTTTGAGATGTAGGCTGGGTGCTGATTTTCTCTTGAAGAAACTGCCAGTGGCAATGAGATTGTTGAGGTCTGTCCTGGTCCAGATTCTGTACTTGTGTGTAACTCTAGGGGAACTTCTGTAAGAACTGTGTTCCATCCTAGTCATTCATTAGGATGAGGACCTTTGCTTTAGGGTTTCAATACTAAGTGAATGATCTGGTTTGTGCCCAGAGAATGTTGTCTTCAATTCTGGTCTCTGCAAGAACTAACcgttgttttaaaatgtgtatttcatcTTCACTGCTGTTTTAAGGAAAAGGGGAAGTCCCTAAATGACATCTTACTTGATGTccacatgacattttttttttcagcttgatATTAGGTACTAGGGAACTGAAGCTTGACACAGTAAATACAATCCAAAATACTTGACTTGTAAACATTGAGCTGCTTACACCTGAGTAGCTCTGCCCCAGAGTTAATGTTTGTTATTACTCTTCTAGGTTCTCAGAGGACATTGCAGAGTTGAGACTAGTTTGCAAGGCTTTTTATTCCAGGGTCTCTGGGTTAAGCCTCTGCACTGTCGGCCTCACTACCCATGCTTCAGACACATTAGGCTCCCTGTGTTTCTTCTACTGCAAAGCTGGACTTCACTTTATTCTCCTTTTTCAGAACTTTGAACACAAATTTTTCCACACCTTCAAATCTCTTGTCTTTCTTCCTAGTTACACATCTTGTTGGTTCTCAAGTGAGGCTTTGACAAGTCATGGAATGAGTTTAGGATGGACGATAAGAGGAGGCTGGGTGTCCCATGAGAATGAAATTCTGCATCTTCTCTAGTTAAAAAGAACCTGGGAACCAACAGATGGGCCAATCCTGTGACTTCCTCTCTGTTCAGAAGCTGCAAGGAAATCAAGCAAAATGTTACTGGAGCCCGAGGTGAGTGATTAAGCATTTAAAGAGCATACTGTAATCCTTACACTTGGGAGCCTAAGGCGGAGGATTGAAAGCTCTGAGCCAGCctgaggagaccctgtctcaaaaacacaaacaaataacccACTTAGGAAATCAGGCTTTTGTCCTCCGGAACAGGCGTTCTTTTTACATATAGAGAATATGTTTACATGTACACAATGCATAAGAAGTGCCACTTACCCAATCTGAAGAATTTTCAGAGTCAAGAAGGACTTTCACAATGGTATAGACCACCACTATCCATCTCCAGAAATTTTTCATTCCTTAGAGAGAAATTTTGTAGCCACAAAGTAACAAATTCGTGTATTCCCTGTGAACTGCTATTCAGTTTCATACTTCTATGAATCTGTCAATTCTTGTTACCACATATAAGTAATCTGCCTTATTTCATTAGGATACTGGAAGGCTCATATGTGTTATAGAACAgttaacttactttttaaaaaattatttttattgttattattacagaGGTGTACATCTCTGTGTTTGGtaatgtgttcatgtatgtgcaggtatgcAGGTATTTCAGAGTCTAGAAGAGGCCATCTagtctctggggctggagtgacaggcacTTGTACACTGACaagtgtgagtgctggaaactgactcaagtcctctgctagagcagcgcttgctcttaaccatggagccatttctCCGCCCACTTCATTCTTTTTGATCTATTGGATATATAGGAAAGTATGTGATATAGATTCTGCATAATAGACACACAGTATATTGCTTATTCCTTTTTCTATAGAGAAATACTTGGGTTGTTTCTGCCTTCCAGGTCTTGTGACCAGAGCTGTAATGGATATGAACGTACATATCTGAGTCCCTGTTTCCAGTTCTTTGGTTATCTAATGAGTGGAGTTGTTAAGTCCTTTGACAGTACTATGTttaacttgagaaaaaaaatcattgtcaCTTTGGGTAATTCTGTGTTCAGCATCAGTCACAGAAGTTTGGCTTTCTGAAACCAGGAAGATGCAAATATCCCCAGGGACACCTGTAATAGGACACTCAGGATATGAGACATTAGCCATATTTGTAGTACCTAGAGTCATTCTGCCTATGGAGCAGAGATGGACAATGAGCCTGCACCCAGGACTGCGGACTGGTTCTCTCTACAGATGGCCTCTATTTCCTCCGCACGGAGAATGGTGTCATCTACCAGACCTTCTGTGACATGACCACTGCTGGTGGTGGCTGGACCCTGGTGGCCAGTGTGCATGAGAACAACATGGGTGGGAAGTGCACAGTGGGTGATCGCTGGTCCAGTCAGCAAGGCAACAGAATCAACTATCCAGAGGGGGACGGCAACTGGGCCAACTACAACACCTTTGGGTCTGCAGATGTGGCCACCAGTGATGACTACAAGGTTGGTACACTCTGTAGTCACTTGGGAAAGGGTGAGGATGTGAGTGTAGTTCAAGCATGCCAGGGAGAAGGTTGGAATGATGCCCTTCAACATAGGGctgaagaagttaaaaaaaaacaaaaaaacaaaaaacgctgGTCATCTGTCCATCTGGAGCCCAGGGGTATCAGCTCTGCTGACAACTGTGAATGTAGGTCTTTGCTTCGTGAAATCTCCTGGCCTGGTCAGATTCAGTGTTGGTTGCTTTCCAGAACCCTGGCTACTTCGACATCCAGGCTGAGAACCTGGGTATCTGGCATGTGCCCAACAATAGCCCCCTGCAAAATTGGAGGAACAGCTCCCTGCTGAGGTACCATACATACTGTGGCTTCCTGCAGCATATGGGCCATAATCTGTTTGGACTGTACCAGGTAATCAAGACTGCTGACTGAGGCTGGTTTTCATGGGTATGGAGAGAGGCAGGTGTTTGAGGGTTGGCAGGCTGTATTCCTTGTTTCCCTTATTCTAAAGTGTAATGAGTCAAGGGAGGAAAAGGATAGTAGTGtgtggaaaagagaggagaggagagaagtaaGGGGAAAGGGGGGAAGTGTCTAGggtacagagagacacagaccaAGGAAAGGATTCTCTTGTCTGACTTGTTTGGAAACAATCTCAGTTACTGGCACATGCTGTGCTTCTCCAAGAAGGGCAGTGTTCCTGTGAGTGCCAATGTTGCCATCCTTACCCAGTGacttctcttcttttgttccTTGTAGAAGTACCCGGTGAAATATGGAGCAGGGAAGTGTTGGACTGACAATGGCCCAGCTTTCCCTGTGGTCTATGACTTCGGTGATGCTCAGAAGGCAGCCGCTTATTACTCCCCCTATGGCCAGAGTGAGTCTTTAATATGTCTCTGAACCCTCTGCAGGACACTTGATGAACTCAGTTATGGTAACTGTCATTTACCAAGCATTACAGCCTGCTCCTTGTCTATGatagtttgtgttttgtttcacttCATTCTCTTGCTTGCCCTTGGATTATCAACTATTATtagcccattttacagattagaAGACTGGGCACTGAAGGTCCAGGAACTTGCCTGAGAGCCCAAGACATAAGCAGGAAAGTTGACATGTGCACTGGGGATACAAGGTTCAAGAATCTACTCTTACTAACTCTGTTATAACTCAGAGGTTTCTCAGGAACAGACATCATGTGCATGTggctgaacaaaaagaaaaaatggagttTTTTCTGTTGTGAGGGGTGACTTATGttgtttaatataaataaatctaaatgtgGCATCTACCTTTTACAAATTTTAAGTTTGTGCTGTATAATTCAAAGTTCTACTTTATAGTTGGTATGTAAAGCTTGAAAGAAAATTTTGCCAGGTAAATGTAAACAGGAGCAGAATGGATGCACTTGCAAAAAACTGCTGCGACAATCCCTTAAAGATACTCAGTAGAGACCTTCCTGTATCATAAATTTTTCCATTCAAGTTCTGGCAAATGGGGACTTTTACAAGCACTGGTTCTTGGGGTTGTGGATGGGAATAGATGAGGCTCCCCCATTGGGTCTGATATTTTAGATTGTGTATCCTGAACCTGGCACCACCAAACTCAGGTTGACAGCTATTTGTGGCAAATTCCTTGAATGctgttttctgtctcttatttTCAGGTGAATTCACTGCAGGATACATCCAATTCAGAGTGTTTAATAATGAGGAAGCAGCCAATGCCTTATGTGCTGGGATGAAGGTCACTGGATGTAACACTGAGTTTGTGAGTCTGTGTAGTGACCAAAGAGGCTCATGAATAAGACTGAGGTTGccagtgtgtatctgtgtatattgAGCATGGAAGACTATCCTGTTAGTATGTGTACATGGATGAGAGTGTGACCTTTCCCTGTTCCTTTCTTGGTCGCAGGAATGAGAATTTCTGTCTAGATAAAGATATCCTGTCTTGTTGAAGACCATAGTCAACATGTCAAATATGTAATTGCACTGTTGGTGTTTGCTTAGATTTTAGAATACAATACTCAGTTGCCTGGAATGAGGTTGACATTTGTATTCAGAAAGTCCTGTGAAAGTCTTTGGGGGCTGAGATTATTAGGGAGTCACTCCCCACCCAGGATTTGGCTTTTAGAGTTAAACAGATACTGCCCGTCATTTTCCAGGACTTGTATAGATTTTCATTGTGTCAAGGGGTTCCTAGGAAAGTCCTGGACATCTGGTAGACCTCACCCAGACCATTCTCCTCCCTATCACAAGACCCAGACCATTCTCCTCCCTATCACAAGGAATTTCTGCTGTTGGATGTTGACAACTCAATGAACTGCTAAGGCAGGTGCACTCAGCTCCATTGCAACAACCTGATGTCCCCCTGAGCCTGGGATCATTAGActcatactgttttgttttgttttgctttttaataattTGTGGTCAAAGGCAGGCTGAGGATGGAGCCCTCTTATTGCCACAGTGAAGGTTATGTTAGCAAGTTCTAGCCAAGCATGGTagttcacatctttaatctcagcacttgagtggcagagacaggcagatctctctaagtttgaggccatcctgatcaaaataatgagtttcaggttaaggagagctacatagtaagaccctgtctcaaaagataaaagcaAGTTCCTTTAGAATTCAGCCCTCCCTAAAGTAGTAGTCTGAAAAAAGGATCATCAGCTCCCTGGAAGATAATTTTGAAGATCTTAGTGTTCATTTATTCCTCTTTTGTTAGTTTGCCCTTCACCTGGTCAAGATGAGGTAGCTTTGCTGTCAAGGAGGTCCTTGGGACTATGTTGTGAATGATGAAATAGGGAGAGCATGTGGTGTTGAGGGAGTAACAAGCTGTTTTCAATTTTGGTATGTAAGGTGGGTATGGGATATAGGAAGAGTTCATTTCAGAAATGTTAACATGGACTAGATCAGGAAACAATTTTTATATCACACCATTGGTTGTTGGACTACACATGTGATTAGCACCACTGCAATGTTTTAATGGGCATATAAGATTGATGTGagcattctttgtgtttttcaaagATGACACTGGTGGACTAGAGGTTACAGATTCTGATAATGGAAAGACTAAGCATAAGGAAATAAGTATTGAAATGGTTTCCTTGATCCAAATGAGAGCGATGTAGTGTGATGGAAGTTTTGGGGTAGGATGATCACTAATGAGTTccaaagattttaaatatattaatagttgaataaagagagagggaagagaagacatTTTGAATAGTTTCATAGTTTTCATTCGAGTAGGTGAATATCAAATAGTAAGCCAAGATGTCTGGATGCTGAATATGTTTGGGATCTCAGAGGGATATGCAGTTACATGATGCTggacttaaaatatttatttgacttcatttgtatatgtacacatgtgtattctAGTGATCACAGAGGTCAAAGGGAGACATGGAATCCCTGGGAATTAGAGTTAAAGTCTTTTgattgggtgctgggatccagtaTGGCTCCTGGAATCTGAACTTGGTTTCTATGATAAAGTAGTAATGATATCTTAACCTtggggccatctcttcagtccccatgCTACTAGCTTGTTTGGATGGGATTTTAATTTGTCTtacttcagatttatttatttaattttatatgtgtgagtgttttgcccactcacacatataaaattatatatataatacatatatattatatgtattgcTTGAATTGCTGGTGCCTTTCAGCTGGAAGAGAGCATTctatgccctggaactggagttacaacagATGTGAGCCCCATATGGGTTCTAGGAcccaaacctggtcctctgcaagagcaacaagtgctcttaaccacagagatatctctccagccccaatgttaCATGCTTTAATCAGTGTTAGACTTGGTATATAATGGTGGTCCCAGACGATTTTTATAACATCATAGTCATTCTAGCATATATAAGTACAATCTATGTTGTTCACAGTGACAAAATTGTCACTGAACTTCCCCAAATAAATCTCCACTTTTAAGTTCTGTGTGACTGTAAGtaactgtgtttttattttgtttgtttgtttgttgtcatGTGGAGTGTAAAGTCTCTCAGTAGTGATTTTAAGTGGCAGTCCAATCTTTAAGTCTTAAACTTCAGAAATATCTGGATTTGAGATATATATTTTAAGCCATCAGTGAATTGTTCATAACTAAAGCTAAAGGGGTAACACAAAGTATAAGAGAGTTGTAAATGTATTTCCTCTGGGAAGCAGCAGTTAAGAAATTTATGGAGGAAAAGTCTAGCCAAGGAACCTAAGAATGAAGCCTGAGAGAAgttgaaggaaaagaaggaagagacagtgatGCCACTAAAGCCAATGGAGGGGGTTTTATGGATCAAACAGAATGATACCTCCAATAGAGAGTCTAATGAGAGATGAAGAGTCCACTGAACTTGGCTATTGAGGTGTCTCTGGGCTCATCAGCTGTATTAGTCAGTATTTTGCCTCTGTGATAAATACCTTCGAAAAACAATATATGGAAAGAAGGATGTGCTTGCTAATTTTaagacaacttgacacaagctacagtcatctgagatGAGGGACCCTCATTCAGGAAAATTCTCCATAATATCAGGCTATAgccaagcctgtagagcattccCTTAACTCTTTGTTGATGAaggaggtcccagcccattgtgggttgtGCCACCCTTGGAccttaagaaaacagactgagtaaACCATGAGAAACATtgcttctccatggcttctgcatcagttcctgcctccaggttcctgcccctaGATTCCTCTCCTGATATGACAATATataccaaataaacccttttctccccaaggtgCTTGGGTCATgatgttctatcacagcaatagtaaccctgactaagacaaaggGCTTTGTTAGTTTGATGGTTTCCAAGATTTTTACCCCTGGTCACTTGGCTTTATTGCTTTTAAATCCATAGTGGAGTCATACCAGAGCAGTTTGCCTTGCTATATAGTGGCAAGGAGGCAAGAAAGACCAGGAAAGGTCAGGGAAAGATACCCTTCAAAACACACCACTAACACCTTCAGTGATATATTTTCTATAagcaacccacacacacacacttcattgctccaccacctcccaacagTCAGTTCAAAATGGTTACACATGACAACATTAGTGATTAACTAACTGATGAAGGCAGGGTCCTCAAATTTAATCCCTTTACCAAAGCTCTGCCTCAGAATATTACTTATACTGGGGATCAGGTATTCAGTACATAGCACCTTTTGGGAGGGaacttcatatccaaaccataacacCTCTTATTGTTACATGCCCCCCTTGTTTTTCAGCACTGCATTGGTGGAGGAGGATACTTCCCAAAATCTGACCCCCTGCAGTGTGGTGACTTCTCTGCATTTGATTGGAATGGATATGGAACTCACAGTGGGTACAGCAGTAGCCAGGAGATAACTGAAGCAGCTGTCCTTCTGTTCTATCGTTGAGAACCTTGTGGTGTGGGACCCAGATTTCTGCTCCA comes from the Onychomys torridus chromosome 11, mOncTor1.1, whole genome shotgun sequence genome and includes:
- the LOC118593468 gene encoding intelectin-1a-like, which translates into the protein MTQLSFLLFIILATRSCSAVKKNLGTNRWANPVTSSLFRSCKEIKQNVTGARDGLYFLRTENGVIYQTFCDMTTAGGGWTLVASVHENNMGGKCTVGDRWSSQQGNRINYPEGDGNWANYNTFGSADVATSDDYKNPGYFDIQAENLGIWHVPNNSPLQNWRNSSLLRYHTYCGFLQHMGHNLFGLYQKYPVKYGAGKCWTDNGPAFPVVYDFGDAQKAAAYYSPYGQSEFTAGYIQFRVFNNEEAANALCAGMKVTGCNTEFHCIGGGGYFPKSDPLQCGDFSAFDWNGYGTHSGYSSSQEITEAAVLLFYR